The Salvelinus fontinalis isolate EN_2023a chromosome 34, ASM2944872v1, whole genome shotgun sequence region accattacaccaccgccaccagcctgtactgttgacagcAGGCAGGATGGAGCCATGCACTCATGCAGCTtaggccaaatcctgactctgtcaTCAGCATGACATAACAGCAACCGTGATTAGTCGGACCAGGAAAAGTTTTTCCATTCCtcagttgtccagtgttggtgatcacgtTCCCATTGGAACCtcctcttcttgtttttagctgataggagtggaacccggtgtggtcgtctgctgcattagcccatccgtgacaaggaccgacgagttgtgcgttccgagatgccgttgTACTGctccgttatttgcctgtttgttggCCTGCCTGTtcgcttgcacgattcttgccttTCTCCTtttgacctctctcatcaacaagctgttttcgcccacagggcTACGCTGACTGAAtgctttttgtttgtcgcaccgttctcagtaaaccctagacactgtcatgcGTGAAAATCCCAGAAGGCCGgccatttctgagatactggacagtcgtaccacgctcaaagtcgcttatGTCATCCTAgcgttcaatcaaacagtaactggaTGCCTGTTTGCCGGCcccatgactcactgtctgtaggaccGAACCTTttaaaaaatctatttttattaCTTACTTTGTTATCATAAGGCCATTGtttgctctagattgcaggaaattgCAGTTACAGGTGTTCATAAATCTTGGCTGTACTCTGCAGCACCTCCTTGTTAAAATATCCTGGGGAGAACCCTGGTGTGTAAGTTGTTCAAAGTAGTCATTGTACATAGTTGTTTTTTGCTTGCCATACAGTCTCTGTGTAATTctgttaccgtggaattgcccTGTAGTGCAGCAGTAATTGTTGCTGAAGCTAAACAAGAGCTCGTGGAAGGTGAAAAAAGGTGTATGCAGTAGCGCTATGCCATATTGCTAATGTGATTGGAAATTCATAacacatttgacatttgtcaTTTCATTGGAATAGAATAACAGGGGAAAATAAACTATCCAGTACAGTAGTGCAAACTGCAAGCGTTTTGTATTGGTAAATCTGGTGCTAGTTGTCAGCAAGATTTAGGCCTAATTGACCGAACCCTGTTTATCCCCTTCACCCCTTCCTGACAGGTATCCCTCTGCTCTGCTTCCTGTTCCTCATCCCGCTCAACTtcccctggtcccagatcagtgtgaCATGGCTGGGTGTGGTCCACTTCCTGGCCTGCCTGTCCCCCCAGCTGGGCTCTGTGCTCTACCACCTCTTCATGAACCATGAGGGAGGAGAGCCTGTCTACCACACCCTTCTCACCCTCGACATGTGTGGCATCTGCATGATCAACACACTGGGTAAGCAGAGGGGCTTCTGGGTAGCAACTAaaagctctctactctctcaatCTTTCTTTCTGTCACAattcgtgtgtataggtggcagggaagtcaggcgcaggagaattaAACTTGGTAAAATGGAGTCatttaataaaacaaaacatAACTCCAAAACCATAAATATAAAATTAAACattgggtacgaggacccgtcacGCACCAAATACAAACAACACAGAACtaaacataaaacaatctctgacaaagacatgatgggaaacagagggttaaatacacaacaggtaatgaatgggattgaaaccaggtgtgtaggaagacaagacaaaaccaatggaagaTGAAAAatagatcaatgatggctagaagaccggtgacgtcgaccgccgagcaccacccaaacaaggagaggcatcgacttcgtgACACTTTCATTCTCTACCTTtttatctccttctctcctttctttctcttccGGCCTTTTGTTTTCTGTGTACACTCTCTGGCACACTCTTTTTGTGCAATCCATTTTTAATTTACATATAGGCAAATCATCTTGCGTATCCAATAACTAGTGGGTCGTTCCAGCAATTTGGTGCCTTTCAAGATgtgtaaaacgtttgatttcacactttgtcataaagagcacatgcaTAACCTAATAAAAATAAAAGCATTTCCCCATCTCATAAAAAATGAATATAGTAAGtacctattaagtgccaaataaagtattattattaaaaatgtattttgacaGGGAAGTcatctatatatatacagtaccagtcaagttagggcacacctactcattccagggcttttctttttactattttctacattgtagaataatagtgaagaaatcaaaactatgaaataacacatatggaatcatgtagtaaccaaaaaagtgtgaaacaaatcaaaatatattttatatttgagattcttcaaagtagccaccctgtgTGCATGATTCTCTGGGATGTGAATATTTGTTGTGGTGTAGTTTAATGACTAACAGCCTCTGACCTTGTGTGTTGTGTTTGCCTCAGGAGCGCTGCCCATCGTCTACAGCACCCTGCTGTGCTACCCATTCACCCGCACAGTGGCTCTGCTCGTCTACATCCTGCTGTCCAGCTACGCTATCTACTCGGCCATCACGGCGCGGAGTAGCGTGCGGCGTCTGCGCTCCTTTGCCTGGCAGGCCCTGTTCCGCTTCTCCTTCTTCCTGCTGCGCTGGGTGGGCGTGGGCGGCGGCAGCCCCACCTCGCTGCAACACTTCCTCACCATGGACGCGCTGGCTGTACTGGGCGGGATCATCAACATCTCGCGCATCCCAGAGCGCTTCCGCCCGGGCCTCTTTGACTACTGGTGCAACAGCCACCAGATCATGCACGTGCTGGTGGTGggc contains the following coding sequences:
- the LOC129833589 gene encoding progestin and adipoQ receptor family member 4-like — encoded protein: MVSNKFLFAIILLYVYIGVQSLFYFFGGVVLTILVAMAFLNGPRLLDWANSPPHLQFNKYVLTGYRPISSVQDCIRSLFYMHNELGNIYTHGIPLLCFLFLIPLNFPWSQISVTWLGVVHFLACLSPQLGSVLYHLFMNHEGGEPVYHTLLTLDMCGICMINTLGALPIVYSTLLCYPFTRTVALLVYILLSSYAIYSAITARSSVRRLRSFAWQALFRFSFFLLRWVGVGGGSPTSLQHFLTMDALAVLGGIINISRIPERFRPGLFDYWCNSHQIMHVLVVGSILYLHWGVLDDLLWINSHHCPSD